CCTGTCGCCGGAAGAAAGCGGCGACGTTGGCGCAGTCCCGAGTCAGAAACTCCCCGCTGTTGGGGTGGTGAATCGTGACCGCTTGTCCGAGGTCGATGATGACGAGTTCGCCGTCGTGGACGATGATGTTGTACTCGCTCAGGTCGCCGTGGACCAGTCCAACGTCGTAGAGGCGTCGCATGTACTCCCGGACCACCTCGAAGGCGGTCTCGGGGTTTTCGAGGTGGGCGTCGTCGAGCGTGGGCGCTCGGTCGCCGTCGCTCCCCAGAAACTCCATGACGAGGACGTTGCGCTGGACCGCGATGGGGTCGGGGACGCGCACTCCGGCCTTTTGGGCGCGCTTGAGGTTGGCGAACTCCTTGCGCGTCCACGCGAGAACGACCCGCTTTTTGTCGCCCGATAACTCCTCGAACCGGGGGTCGCCCACGAGGTACTCGCGCATGTCTCGGAAGTCCGAGGCGTTGATGCGGTAGACTTTCACCGCGACTTCGCCGCGCTCCTCGCTCCCGAGCGCCGAGTAGACGTTCGCCTCTTTTCCCGAGGAGATGGGACCGCCGAACGCCTGCACGTAGCCGTCCTGAACGAGTTTATAGAGCGCACCCAGCGTGGCGTCGTCGAATACCGACTGCTCGACTTTGAACTGCTCGGTGTTCTTCAACCGCTCGCGGAACTTGTTGAACTCTCGGTCACGCTGGCGCTGGACCTTGTCGGCCTCGGTGTCGGTTACGTCTATCTCTTCCCACTCGTCGCCGACGCCCTCCACGTTGTCGGGTTCGAGTAGGCTGTACTCCTCGGACATCTACACCGCCCTAGCGCGTCCAGCGGTAAAAGGGTGGGTTTTCGGCGACTCAACGCCGCTCAGACGACTGGCGGTCTCAGTAGCTCTCGCGGTGGAGAATCTCGTCTACGTCGCGTCGCGGGAGTCGCTCGGGTTCCTCGCCGCCGCTCGGTCCGACCGCGACGAGCATCACGGGAATCTTGTCCTCGGGGAGGTCGAGGAACTCCGCGAGACCGTCGTGGTCGAAGCCGATCATCGGCGTCGCGGTCAGCCCTCTCGCGTGCGCGGAGAGAAGCAGATTCTGCGCCGCGAGGCTGGGGTTCCGGATGCCGTAATCTCGGCCCATGCGGTC
This genomic stretch from Halorussus pelagicus harbors:
- the rio1 gene encoding serine/threonine-protein kinase Rio1, which translates into the protein MSEEYSLLEPDNVEGVGDEWEEIDVTDTEADKVQRQRDREFNKFRERLKNTEQFKVEQSVFDDATLGALYKLVQDGYVQAFGGPISSGKEANVYSALGSEERGEVAVKVYRINASDFRDMREYLVGDPRFEELSGDKKRVVLAWTRKEFANLKRAQKAGVRVPDPIAVQRNVLVMEFLGSDGDRAPTLDDAHLENPETAFEVVREYMRRLYDVGLVHGDLSEYNIIVHDGELVIIDLGQAVTIHHPNSGEFLTRDCANVAAFFRRQGMDVRGDELEAWIRDHADPNK